Below is a window of Lacrimispora xylanolytica DNA.
AAAAACGGAAGACCATCTAAACATACTGAAAAAACTGGCAGACAATGCATCATCCATGGGACTTGATGTCCAGATGGTAGATGGAAAAGAAGCAAAAAGCATCTGTCCTTATCTTTCCGACGAGGTGGTGGGAGCAAGCTGGTGTAAGACGGACGGCCACGCAAATCCCATGCTTGCCACTCTGGCCTATTATCGAAGCGCAAGAGCCCTTGGCGTTCAGTTCATCACAGGAGAAGAGGTGTTGAGCATCCGAAAAATCAGGGGTAAGGCAAGGCAGGTTATTACCTCAGAAGGCAGTTATGAGGCAGAGACCATTATACTGAGTGCAGGCTATGACAGCAGAAAGCTGGCTGCTACGGTTGGGATCGACATTCCTGTGAATCAGGCGCTGTTAGAGGTTCTGGTCACAGAGGCACAGCCTCCCATGTTTTATCAGATGCTTGGAACGGCAATGGCAGATTTCTACGGGCACCAGAGCACCCATGGGTCATTTGTATTCGGAGGAGCTTCCGGATACGAGGGGGTCAATAAAGATGACGGGACTCCGGTGACCAGCAGCCTTACTGCTTCCTGCATATGCAGAGGAATCATGAAATATTTCCCCTGTCTTTCCGAAGCGAAAATCGTCAGGACCTGGGCTGGCTGGATCGATGCTTGTGCAGACCACGTTCCGGTCATCAGCCAGGTGGAGGAGGTTCCCGGACTGATCCTGGGCTGCGGCTTCTCAGGTCATGGGTTTGGAATCGCTCCCACGGCTGCTACATTACTTTCCCAGATCGCGGTTGGAGAAGAACCCATTCTGGATGTAAGTGCATTTCGCTACGACCGATTCAAGGCAAAAATATAACAAGACAAGGAAGCTTAAAAACCTTAGGTGGCAAAGGCGTCTACGTACTGTAGACGCTTTTTGTGTTCCTATAAGCATTTAAAGGAGGAGCGGAAATGGAAAATAACACAACACTGAAACGAACGCTGAAAACAAAAGATCTGATTATTTACGGCCTTATCTTTATGATTCCTTTGGCCCCTGCCGCCATGTACGGCACCTTTTTAGCCCCCTCCGGGGGTATGGTTGCCTTATGTTACCTGATTGGAATGGTGGCGATGTTCTTTACCGGACTCAGCTATAAGCTGATGTCCCAGAAATACCCTCTATCAGGGTCTGTCTATGTCTATGTTCAAAAGGGAATCAACCCTGCCTTTGGCTTTCTCACAGGCTGGTCCATTCTTCTTGATTACATCCTGCTTCCGGCCACGGTGGTGATCATTGGAAGCTCCTTTGCCAATGCCATGTTTCCAGGGGTGCCGGTCTGGATCTGGGCCATGGGATTTATTTTATTCAGTACCGTGACCAACATCATTGGCGTGGATATTATGTCAAAGTGCAGCTGGATCTTGTTTGCCTTACAGATTGCAGTGATACTTGCCTTTATTCTCTGTACCCTTCGGTTGCTTTTTAATGGTACCATTCATTTTAATACCATATCCTTTTATAATCCGGAACAGTTCGATCTATCCGGTATTTTAAGGGCAACGGGAATCGTAATCTTAAGCTACCTTGGATTTGATGCCATCAGTACCCTGGCAGAAGAGACGCTTAACCCGGAAAAGGCAGTTGGAAGGGCTATTATCTTAGCAATCCTGGTCATTGGGGTGATTTTTATTGTCATTACCTTTTTTGCAGGAATGGTCTATCCTAATTATGAAGAATTGAATGTAGATACTGCTTTCATTGATGTAGTAAGCTTTGTAGGGGGCAAATGGCTGACAGCCATCACTTCCTTCACCCTTGTCTTATCCTTTGGCGTAGCAACCACCCAGGCATCTCATACGGCGGTTTCCAGAGTTCTCTTTGCCATGAGCAGAGACGGCGTGCTGCCAAAGCAGTTGTCCTATATCAGCAAAAAATACCATACTCCCTTTGTGGCGATCATATTTGTAGGCATTCTCATTACTCCTGTGGCCCTTTTCTGTTCCCTGGAGGTCATAACCACCATGGTAAGCTTTGGCGCACTTTTTGGGTTCATCCTTTTAAACTGTGCGGTCATCATTAAGTTCTATCTTCAAAATGAAGAATCCAGAAGGGGACTTAAGGGAAAAGAATTCTTTTCCTATCTGGTATGTCCCTTCATTGGTCTGGTGGTTGATGCATGGATATTTATCAATCTTGGCTTCAATGCACATACGGTAGGCTTCTTATGGCTGTTTTCCGGCTTCTTATACCTGGTCTGGGTGACCCGGTTCTTTAAAAGTCCGGTTCCTCAGCTTGATATGACCTGATAATAACTGTGAACTTGGAATCAGAACAATAAAAAGGAAGAGAAAATGGCTTTGAACATAAAAGCCTTTTTCTCTTCCTTCCTTTATGAAGTACAGCCAGACCTTGCAGCTTTTTCTGCGTGAATCCTCGCCGTATCAAATACGGGAAGTGAGGTGTCCTCCTGCTTTATCATCAGACCGATTTCCGTACAGCCAAGAATCACGCTCTGTGCTCCCTGAGTTTCAAGCTGTCCGATAATCCGCAGATATTCTTTTTTTGAGTCCGGGGACACGATTCCCAGACACAGCTCTTCAAAAATCACCCGGTTGATGATTTCAATATCCTGTGGTTCTGGAATCAGGATTTCAATTCCGGCTTTCACAAGCTTTTCGATATAAAAGGTCTCTGTCAAGGTATACTTTGTTCCAAGAAGTGCCGCCTTTGTAATCCCGTGCTGCTTTAATTCCTGGGAAACAGCATCTGCGATATGAAGAATGGGGATGGCAATGTTTTCCTGAATCTGAGGTACCACCTTATGCATGGTATTGGTACAGATTACGATAAAATCCGCACCAGCAGCTTCTAAAGATCTGGCTGCATCAATCATCATGGTGGCACAGATATCCCATTCACCTTTTGACTGATGTTTTTCAATTTCATAGAAATCTACACTGTTTAAGAGAATCTTTCCAGAGTGCAGGCCTCCAAGCATTTCTTTCACTGTTGTATTGATGATCTGATAATATGTCATGGTGCTTTCCCAGCTCATTCCGCCGATTAATCCGATGGTCTTCAATGTCTTAGCCTCCGCTCTCAAGTTTTATGCTCCTATCCTATCACAAGTGAAATCGGTTTTCCACGTTTTTTATAATTCCTGCATTTACTTGATGGGAAAAATATAATAAAATGTATTAGAATTATGGAAACATGTTTTACTTTTGATAGTTACCTGAAAGACGAGGATCATTGAGTGAATAACAAATACCTGATATTAGCCGCCATGTACCGTTATGGAATTCTTCCTATGGAAGATAATCCATCGATGGATCAGATAAAAGATATATTGACTACGGTCAATCCACATACTGCATTTCCGTACAGCAAGCTCATTGTAAAGAAGGCCTTAAACGATAATTACGGAATTACAAAGCCCCAGGAAGTGGAACCTGTGCTGAAAGAGCTTCTTCATTACGCCGTAACAGACGGAATCATTTACAGCGCCCTTATTGAGATATACCTTCATGCTCCGGAACAGTTTGCCTCTATGTCCCGGGAAAAGGCAGCGGTCTATTTCTCCGCTGGTGAGAGGATAAAACGATACATAAAGCCCTTTGCCCCCGTGTGGGAGCAGTTTCATCTCATGGAACGTTTCAGTGATAGTAAGGAAAAGCTCCGTTCCTCTATCCTGGAGTTTTTCCGTCGGGAAAATGACGGGGAGCGTGAAAATCTATCCATGCTCTTTAAGAAAAATAAATGCTGGCTTTCCTTGACGGGAGGGCGTTCCATGGCTGGCTTTAACTTATCAAGAATCATTTCCATTGTCTCTGATGCGAGTATGATCGGTTTTCTGACAGAGAAGGAAACAGAAGCTTTGTTAAACCAATACGGGAAAGTGACCGAAGCTCTCTTTGGCAGCTGGCAGACTTATTTTTCCAGTGCCGTGTTTGGAAAACAGCTAATGTCAGCGGTCAGCGGCACCTTTATTCTGGATTCCTCAGGCTATGTGGAAAACTGTTATAAGCTGGCAGCCCACAAGGGGAAGCTTTTAGAAGTATCCGGGCTTTGGCCCGGGAGCGATATGACAGAGTTTTGCAGATGTATTTCCGAAGGGTATGGATTCGGGCTTCATGAATCAGAATCCCATACCGGAATATCGGAACCACGCTTTGCCTTTTCCCGGTCCAGGGTATTTCCCATTTTTCATAAATACGGAGTCGGTTATCTGCTTGACCAGGAAATTTGTGAGCCTTCCTATAGAGTACCTGTTTCTGATACGAACTCAGGGTGGTTCTCAGATATGGAGGCTCTGGTAAAGAAAAAGAAGTTTAAACACTGCCCGGATGAGATTCCTTTTATGGCTAATTCAAGGCTTCTGATGACTGACCGTTATATCCGTCTGCTGGAAAAAAAGCTGTTCGGTTCCAGACTTCATGTGATTCCCTGGAGCCAGAAGCTACATTTTTCCTATGAGTTTACAAAGCATGATTTGATCGCTTTTAAGGTAAATGATATGACTATGTTCCATCTGCCCCGGAATTATAAAAAGGCAGGAATCAGCAAAAAGGATGACGGGAAGCTTCATAAAGATAAAGTGATTTCCTACTATTTAGAGGATATTAAGAATGCTGTTCTGGCGTTTTCCGAGCTGAATCAGATTCTTGGAAAAAATCGTGTGCAGAAGGAGAGATAAGGGATGAACATAGGGGTAATCAGTGATATTCACAGCAATTATCATGGGTTAAAGGCCTGCGTGGACCATGCCATTCTTCAGGGAGCAGACCGGTTTCTATTCCTGGGGGATTACGTCAGTGACTGCGCCTATCCCCAAAAGACTATGAAGCTTCTATATGAGCTGAAGGACAGCTATGAATGCAGCTTTATAAAAGGAAACCGGGAAGAGTATATGTTAGATCACAGGGATTGTATAGGGGCTGGCTGGGTAATGCCATCGTCTGCCACAGGAAGCCTTTTATATACGTATGAGAACCTGACAAAACGTGATCTGGACTTTTTTCATAGCCTGAGCATATCCGGGCGCATGATCGTGAAAGGATATCCGGATGTGCTTTACTGCCATGGTTCCATGGAACACACCAAAGGAATTTTACGGCTGGGAACCAAGGAAACAGAAGCGGTATTAAAGGCCATGGATGCCGGTGTCCTCTTATGCGGTCACACCCACATACAGGGAACCCAGGAATATGAAGGGAAAAAGCTGATTAACGTCGGATCCGCAGGAGTGCCTTTCTATTACCAGGGAAATGCCCAGTATGGGATTCTCCACGGGGAGAGGGGGACCTGGCAGGAAGAGCTTCTTCAGATTGAATATGATAAGAATCAGGCGGCTTTTGAACTTCATGAAAGCGGTCTGTTTGAGAGCGCCAGCATATGGGCCAGAATCGTGGAAATCTGTTTGCTTACGGGAGTGGACCATTCGAAGGAATGCCTGGAACTTGCCCTTTTTAAATACAGGGAGAGAGAAGGCAAAAAGGAATGGACCACACTCCCGGAAGTCTACTGGCAGGAGGCTGCTGCGGAGCTTGGAATTTAAGCATATCATTCAATCAGAAAATATTCCCGTATATAAAAAGCCATTAACAATTCAAATTTAATCTTGGAGTCATTCAGCTCCGTATGCAACAATTCTTTTATCTTTTTCAGACGGTAAACAATGGTATTTCGATGGGCATGCATGCTGGAAGCAGTCTCCAGCAGATTGCAGTCCGAAAGAAGAAAGGTTCTTAAGGTATCCACATAGTCTGAATCATGTAAAGCATCAAACTCTTCCAAAACTCCCAGACTTTTCTGACTGATTCCCTTTAGCATTTCCGGGTCTGAGGAGGAAAAAAGAATCTGAAAAATCCCCAGCTCTTCAAAATATACAGAAGGAATACTCCAAAAGGAAGCCGCCGCCAGGGCAAACCTTGCCCGTTTATAGCAGAGTCCAAAGTCCATAAGGGATGAAAAAGAATTGCTGATTCCAAGGGTTATGCTGTCACAAAAAAGAAGAATATCAAGGAGCTCATTAAGGGGGATATTAGGCTGGGACATGAGCACTATCAGGATCTGAAGATGATCATGTTCAAATAAGTGGTATTTTAGTTGTTTGTGGTTTAAGGAAAAGGTGATTCTTGTTGTGGTCTGAAGGTTCGAGATGACAAAGATACGGTATTCAGCCTTCGTAGGAAAGCCGTGCTGATTTAAGGTGAGAAGTGTACTTTCATGAAGGGGAGACTGATAGATGGCTCCAAGAAAGGCGGCGTTGATAAGATCTGCATTTCTGGTGCTTAACAAAAGGGTTCGGCAATAATCCTGCATAATGTCCACCAGATGAATCTTCCAGGGCATGGTGATTAAGGGGAAGTCACTGTTTTTGCAAAACTCCTTAATTTCCTCTGTGATATCTCCTTCGTGGATATACTGCCCTACATTGATTAAGATTCCGCTGCAGCTTCTGGTAACAAGGGCGCAGATGAATTCAGAAAGCGTGATTCCGCTCTGCATAAAAAGCCCGGTGGTAATCACAAGCTCTCCCCCCTTTAAAAATGGCATGTTCTGAAAATCCTCAGCCAGATAGACCCAGGAGATTGAGTTGGTAAGTCCTGCTTCGCCGCTTAAAAGCTTTAAGCTGTATTTTTCCTTCGTGGTGTGGTAAAGATCCAAAACCTGAGTTCTCATGTAGGCGTCCTCCCTGATGATATGATGGTACAGTATATCATGCTTTGTACTTGGAGTACAACAATAACCGAAAAAATTGGAGGATACACCTATTGAAGCAGGAGAGTCCACAGCGTATAATATCAAAATAATACAGAACCTGAGGAAAGAGGTGTTCCATGTGAGGGAAACATTTGTTGTTACCATTACGAGACAATTTGGCAGCCTGGGAAGACCCATTGCACGGCTGGTCAGTGAGAAGCTGGGAATTGAATACTATGACAGGGACATTGTTGAAATGACTTCAAAGGATTTAAATCTTCCCGTTTCAGCTATCAGCGATGTTGAAGAAAGTGCAAAAACAGCATTCTTTAACATGAATTATCCACTGGGCATGGGAACCACAGCCATTCAGGATTCCGTTTTTTCCGCCCAGAGAAAGATTATCGTAGACTTAGCAGAGCGGGAATCCTGCATTATCGTAGGGAGATGTGCGGATCACATTTTAAGGGATCATAAAAATATCATCCATATTTTTATTTACGCTCCTTATGAAGCAAGGCTTTCCAACTGCATCGAGCGGCTGAATATGAAGCCGGATGAAGCAAAGAAGATGATCGCCTCCGTAGATAAGGCCAGAGAATCCTACCACAGGCATTACTGCGGATACTTAATGTCTGATAAGGACTATAAGAATGTAATGATTGATTCCAGCTTACTTGGAGTAGAAGGAACCTGTGATATCTTAACAGAGCTTATCCGCAAGAAATTTCCGAACCTTGTTTCTTAACAGGGCAGACAAGTAAATATCAGATACGTCCAGGGCAATGGAGCTTTTGAAAAAAAGACATTGCTCTTTTTTGTTAAAAAAACCAGGAGAGAGGAGGACTAAGGTCATGCTGCAAATAAAAAATTTATCAAAATGTTTCGAGGATCTGGAGGTTTTGCGGGATGTGAATATGACCGTCAGTAAGGGAGAGGTCGTTGTTATTATCGGTCCCTCCGGTTCTGGAAAAAGCACATTTTTACGGTGCATTAACCTGTTAGAAAAGCCTACCGGAGGAGAGATTTTGTATCTGGGAGACAACATAGTCCATTTAGGGAAGAAGGTAACGGATTACCGAAAGCAGGTGGGAATGGTATTTCAGAGGTTCCATCTCTTTCCCCTGATGAGCACACTTGAAAATGTAATGTATGCGCCCATGAAGCTTAATAAGCTGCCTCAAAAGGAAGCCAGGGAGGAGGCACTAAAGCTCCTTGAAAAAGTAGGGCTTTCCCACAAGGCGGATTCCTATCCCTCGTCCTTATCCGGAGGGCAGCAGCAAAGAGTCGCCATTGCAAGAGCCCTTGCCATGAAGCCGGAAATCCTTCTCTTTGATGAACCCACCTCCGCTCTTGATCCTGAGCTGGTAGGAGATGTTCTGGAGGTCATGAAGCAGCTGGCCGGAGAAGGAATGACTATGATCGTAGTGACCCATGAAATGGGGTTTGCCAAAGATGTGGCGGACCGGGTCATCTTTATGGACGGCGGCTACATCGTAGAAGAAGGACCGCCGGATGAAATATTTACCCAGCCGAAAAATGAAAGAACAAAGGCATTCTTATCCAGAGTGCTTTAGGGAGGTGACACCATGGAACTTAATTTCGCAAAAGCATTCGGAACCTTACTGCCCAGTCTTTTAGGAGGCGTGGGAATCGTCCTTTATATTACTCTGGCAGGCTTTTCCCTGGCCTTAATCGCAGCCTTACTCATAGCCATCGGAAGACTTTCAAAGCATAAGCTTCTTGGCCGGTCTCTTGGAATCATCATTGAACTGGTCCGGGGAACGCCTCTTCTGGTTCAGCTGTTTTATATCTATTATGTAGTCCCCACCCTGATTAACGGAGTGCTGCTGGCTTTTGGATATGAAGCCAATGTCCAGCTAAGGGCATCTACCTGCGGTATCATCGGTTTTGCAGTCAATTATGGCTGCTATATGTCAGAGGTCATACGGTCAGCCATACTGGCCATCGATCCCGGTCAGAGGGAAGCCGGCCTTGCCCTTGGCTTTAG
It encodes the following:
- a CDS encoding NAD(P)/FAD-dependent oxidoreductase, whose protein sequence is MSKCADIIIIGGGIIGNATAYYLAKKGCSVIVLEKSDHMGNGGSSRNGGGVRQSGRDKRELPLAMYGIKHLWPHLSEELGMDVEYYQHGNLRLGKTEDHLNILKKLADNASSMGLDVQMVDGKEAKSICPYLSDEVVGASWCKTDGHANPMLATLAYYRSARALGVQFITGEEVLSIRKIRGKARQVITSEGSYEAETIILSAGYDSRKLAATVGIDIPVNQALLEVLVTEAQPPMFYQMLGTAMADFYGHQSTHGSFVFGGASGYEGVNKDDGTPVTSSLTASCICRGIMKYFPCLSEAKIVRTWAGWIDACADHVPVISQVEEVPGLILGCGFSGHGFGIAPTAATLLSQIAVGEEPILDVSAFRYDRFKAKI
- a CDS encoding APC family permease; this encodes MENNTTLKRTLKTKDLIIYGLIFMIPLAPAAMYGTFLAPSGGMVALCYLIGMVAMFFTGLSYKLMSQKYPLSGSVYVYVQKGINPAFGFLTGWSILLDYILLPATVVIIGSSFANAMFPGVPVWIWAMGFILFSTVTNIIGVDIMSKCSWILFALQIAVILAFILCTLRLLFNGTIHFNTISFYNPEQFDLSGILRATGIVILSYLGFDAISTLAEETLNPEKAVGRAIILAILVIGVIFIVITFFAGMVYPNYEELNVDTAFIDVVSFVGGKWLTAITSFTLVLSFGVATTQASHTAVSRVLFAMSRDGVLPKQLSYISKKYHTPFVAIIFVGILITPVALFCSLEVITTMVSFGALFGFILLNCAVIIKFYLQNEESRRGLKGKEFFSYLVCPFIGLVVDAWIFINLGFNAHTVGFLWLFSGFLYLVWVTRFFKSPVPQLDMT
- a CDS encoding aspartate/glutamate racemase family protein; translated protein: MKTIGLIGGMSWESTMTYYQIINTTVKEMLGGLHSGKILLNSVDFYEIEKHQSKGEWDICATMMIDAARSLEAAGADFIVICTNTMHKVVPQIQENIAIPILHIADAVSQELKQHGITKAALLGTKYTLTETFYIEKLVKAGIEILIPEPQDIEIINRVIFEELCLGIVSPDSKKEYLRIIGQLETQGAQSVILGCTEIGLMIKQEDTSLPVFDTARIHAEKAARSGCTS
- a CDS encoding DUF1266 domain-containing protein; translation: MNNKYLILAAMYRYGILPMEDNPSMDQIKDILTTVNPHTAFPYSKLIVKKALNDNYGITKPQEVEPVLKELLHYAVTDGIIYSALIEIYLHAPEQFASMSREKAAVYFSAGERIKRYIKPFAPVWEQFHLMERFSDSKEKLRSSILEFFRRENDGERENLSMLFKKNKCWLSLTGGRSMAGFNLSRIISIVSDASMIGFLTEKETEALLNQYGKVTEALFGSWQTYFSSAVFGKQLMSAVSGTFILDSSGYVENCYKLAAHKGKLLEVSGLWPGSDMTEFCRCISEGYGFGLHESESHTGISEPRFAFSRSRVFPIFHKYGVGYLLDQEICEPSYRVPVSDTNSGWFSDMEALVKKKKFKHCPDEIPFMANSRLLMTDRYIRLLEKKLFGSRLHVIPWSQKLHFSYEFTKHDLIAFKVNDMTMFHLPRNYKKAGISKKDDGKLHKDKVISYYLEDIKNAVLAFSELNQILGKNRVQKER
- a CDS encoding metallophosphoesterase family protein, whose translation is MNIGVISDIHSNYHGLKACVDHAILQGADRFLFLGDYVSDCAYPQKTMKLLYELKDSYECSFIKGNREEYMLDHRDCIGAGWVMPSSATGSLLYTYENLTKRDLDFFHSLSISGRMIVKGYPDVLYCHGSMEHTKGILRLGTKETEAVLKAMDAGVLLCGHTHIQGTQEYEGKKLINVGSAGVPFYYQGNAQYGILHGERGTWQEELLQIEYDKNQAAFELHESGLFESASIWARIVEICLLTGVDHSKECLELALFKYREREGKKEWTTLPEVYWQEAAAELGI
- a CDS encoding PucR family transcriptional regulator; protein product: MRTQVLDLYHTTKEKYSLKLLSGEAGLTNSISWVYLAEDFQNMPFLKGGELVITTGLFMQSGITLSEFICALVTRSCSGILINVGQYIHEGDITEEIKEFCKNSDFPLITMPWKIHLVDIMQDYCRTLLLSTRNADLINAAFLGAIYQSPLHESTLLTLNQHGFPTKAEYRIFVISNLQTTTRITFSLNHKQLKYHLFEHDHLQILIVLMSQPNIPLNELLDILLFCDSITLGISNSFSSLMDFGLCYKRARFALAAASFWSIPSVYFEELGIFQILFSSSDPEMLKGISQKSLGVLEEFDALHDSDYVDTLRTFLLSDCNLLETASSMHAHRNTIVYRLKKIKELLHTELNDSKIKFELLMAFYIREYFLIE
- a CDS encoding AAA family ATPase, whose product is MRETFVVTITRQFGSLGRPIARLVSEKLGIEYYDRDIVEMTSKDLNLPVSAISDVEESAKTAFFNMNYPLGMGTTAIQDSVFSAQRKIIVDLAERESCIIVGRCADHILRDHKNIIHIFIYAPYEARLSNCIERLNMKPDEAKKMIASVDKARESYHRHYCGYLMSDKDYKNVMIDSSLLGVEGTCDILTELIRKKFPNLVS
- a CDS encoding amino acid ABC transporter ATP-binding protein, encoding MLQIKNLSKCFEDLEVLRDVNMTVSKGEVVVIIGPSGSGKSTFLRCINLLEKPTGGEILYLGDNIVHLGKKVTDYRKQVGMVFQRFHLFPLMSTLENVMYAPMKLNKLPQKEAREEALKLLEKVGLSHKADSYPSSLSGGQQQRVAIARALAMKPEILLFDEPTSALDPELVGDVLEVMKQLAGEGMTMIVVTHEMGFAKDVADRVIFMDGGYIVEEGPPDEIFTQPKNERTKAFLSRVL
- a CDS encoding amino acid ABC transporter permease — protein: MELNFAKAFGTLLPSLLGGVGIVLYITLAGFSLALIAALLIAIGRLSKHKLLGRSLGIIIELVRGTPLLVQLFYIYYVVPTLINGVLLAFGYEANVQLRASTCGIIGFAVNYGCYMSEVIRSAILAIDPGQREAGLALGFSEKKVLFHFIIPPALRNSVPVFGNYLVMLIKDTSLLAMISVQELLLRTKTFASQTFLTVEAYTILALVYLMLSLPLSQLGGILERRLKRTP